From Paenibacillus graminis, a single genomic window includes:
- a CDS encoding VOC family protein: protein MTTAATLPQTLEIGRVQLRASNLDRSLAFYQNVVGLKVLRQSGREVEMTADGQHVLLVLREINSARVLRRNSAAGLYHFAILVPDRPSLGLVLRNLIDSGIHIGQGDHLVSEALYIQDPDNNGIELYRDRPRDTWKHEANGNVVMTTDPVDVDGLLAASEGLSWTGLPAGTVIGHVHFHVGDLGEAKKFYVDTLGFEQTAHYGDAAMFISAGGYHHHMGLNIWAGQGAPAAPADAAGIDYFTLLLPSILERDAVAERVRTAGYRVDEAGGVVTITDPWNIGIKLLVKL, encoded by the coding sequence ATGACAACAGCAGCAACATTGCCGCAAACGTTGGAAATTGGACGGGTGCAGCTTCGGGCAAGCAATCTGGATCGTTCGCTCGCTTTTTATCAGAATGTGGTAGGACTGAAGGTGCTGCGCCAGAGCGGGCGCGAAGTGGAGATGACAGCGGATGGCCAGCATGTGCTCCTGGTGCTGCGGGAGATTAACAGCGCGCGGGTGCTCCGGCGCAATTCGGCAGCGGGGCTCTATCACTTTGCCATTCTGGTGCCTGACCGTCCCAGTCTGGGACTGGTGCTGCGCAATCTGATTGATTCCGGGATTCACATCGGTCAGGGCGATCATCTGGTTAGTGAGGCGCTGTACATTCAAGATCCGGATAATAACGGAATTGAGCTGTACCGCGACCGGCCGCGGGATACATGGAAGCATGAAGCGAACGGGAATGTGGTAATGACCACGGACCCGGTAGATGTGGATGGACTGCTGGCTGCTTCTGAAGGCTTGTCCTGGACGGGACTGCCTGCAGGCACCGTGATCGGGCATGTTCATTTTCACGTGGGCGATCTTGGCGAAGCCAAGAAATTCTACGTCGATACGCTGGGCTTCGAGCAGACTGCACATTACGGTGATGCAGCGATGTTCATCTCAGCGGGGGGATACCACCACCATATGGGGTTGAATATTTGGGCGGGTCAAGGGGCTCCGGCTGCACCGGCGGATGCGGCGGGCATTGACTATTTTACCCTGCTGCTGCCAAGTATTCTGGAACGTGATGCAGTGGCTGAGCGGGTCCGCACCGCCGGATACCGGGTGGATGAAGCCGGTGGGGTTGTTACGATTACCGATCCATGGAACATAGGCATTAAGCTGCTGGTGAAGCTGTAA